Proteins from a genomic interval of Bacteroidia bacterium:
- the ftsA gene encoding cell division protein FtsA: MESHEIIVGLDIGTTKIVAIVGRKNEFGKIEILGLGKSDSVGVSRGVVLNIEQTVQSIKTAVQEAEAKAGVDIKVVNVGIAGQHIKSLQHRGYITRNNLEEEINQADVDRLIEDMYKLAVLPGEEIIHVLPQEYIIDNEQGIKNPIGMSGIRLEANFHIITGQIAAAKNIYRCVEKAGLQVADLTLEPLASADAVLSAEEKEAGVVLVDVGGGTTDVAIFQDGIIRHTAVIPFGGNVITEDIKEGCTIIKSQAELLKIKFGSALASENQENEIVSIPGLRGRPHKEISVKNLSSIIQARMEEIIENVYYEIKNSGYEKKLIAGIVITGGGAQLKHITQLVEFTTGMDTRVGYPNEHLAKGTEDVTSPMFATAVGLVMKGLETIEKKEKSKEKINSITSHSKKTKGSFFDKILAKGKQLFDEDADQLK, translated from the coding sequence ATGGAATCACATGAAATAATTGTAGGTCTTGACATCGGAACAACTAAAATAGTTGCGATTGTAGGACGTAAAAATGAATTTGGAAAAATAGAAATACTCGGACTCGGGAAGAGTGATTCCGTGGGAGTTTCGAGAGGTGTTGTGCTTAATATCGAGCAAACGGTTCAATCCATAAAAACGGCTGTTCAGGAAGCAGAAGCAAAAGCAGGTGTGGATATAAAAGTAGTAAACGTGGGCATTGCAGGGCAACACATCAAAAGTTTACAACATCGCGGATACATCACGCGTAATAATTTAGAAGAAGAAATCAATCAGGCAGATGTGGATAGATTGATTGAAGACATGTACAAATTGGCAGTTTTACCAGGTGAAGAAATTATTCACGTGTTGCCGCAAGAATATATTATAGACAATGAACAAGGAATAAAAAATCCGATTGGAATGTCAGGGATCCGCTTGGAAGCGAACTTTCACATCATAACCGGACAAATTGCAGCCGCAAAAAATATTTATCGTTGTGTTGAAAAAGCAGGATTGCAAGTAGCGGATTTAACCTTAGAACCTTTGGCATCAGCGGATGCGGTATTGAGTGCGGAAGAAAAAGAAGCTGGCGTTGTATTAGTAGATGTAGGCGGTGGAACAACGGATGTAGCGATTTTTCAAGATGGAATTATTCGACATACTGCCGTTATTCCTTTCGGTGGAAATGTGATTACAGAAGATATTAAGGAAGGTTGTACGATCATTAAAAGTCAAGCAGAATTATTGAAAATAAAATTCGGTTCTGCCTTGGCAAGCGAAAATCAAGAGAACGAAATTGTTTCGATTCCAGGCTTGAGAGGTCGTCCACACAAAGAAATTTCTGTAAAAAATTTATCGAGCATTATTCAAGCGCGAATGGAAGAGATTATTGAAAATGTGTATTACGAAATAAAAAATTCGGGTTACGAAAAAAAATTAATTGCAGGTATTGTCATTACTGGCGGCGGTGCGCAACTTAAACACATCACGCAATTGGTGGAGTTTACAACGGGCATGGATACACGCGTTGGTTATCCAAACGAACATCTTGCTAAAGGAACAGAAGACGTTACGAGCCCAATGTTTGCTACAGCTGTTGGTTTGGTGATGAAAGGTTTGGAAACGATTGAGAAGAAAGAAAAATCCAAAGAAAAAATAAATTCGATTACCTCACATTCTAAAAAAACAAAAGGAAGTTTCTTCGATAAAATATTGGCAAAAGGAAAACAATTATTTGACGAAGATGCGGATCAATTAAAATAA